A region of Thiofilum sp. DNA encodes the following proteins:
- the ubiD gene encoding 4-hydroxy-3-polyprenylbenzoate decarboxylase, with protein MKYHDLRDFIQQLEAMGELKRISVEVDPYLEMTEIADRVLRSEGPALLFEKPKGHTVPVLANLFGTPRRVALGMGADSVEALREIGKLLAMLKQPEPPKGFKDALNALPIFKKVLDMAPKVLRSAPCQELVLEGEQVDLNQIPIQTCWPGDAAPLITWGLVITKGPEKKRQNLGIYRQQVIGKNRVIMRWLSHRGGALDFREFQKHNPGKPFPIAVALGADPATILGAVTPVPDTLSEYAFAGLLRGSRTEVVKALGSELQVPASAEYVLEGHIYPDDMAPEGPYGDHTGYYNEVDNFPVFTIERITQRKNPIYHSTYTGRPPDEPAILGVALNEVFVPILQKQFPEIVDFYLPPEGCSYRLAVVSMKKQYPGHAKRVMMGIWSFLRQFMYTKFIIVVDDDINTRDWKDVMWAITTRMDPERDTTLIKNTPIDYLDFASPISGLGSKMGLDATNKWPGETNREWGTPIVMDKAVKERVDELWASLGI; from the coding sequence ATGAAATACCATGATCTACGCGACTTTATCCAACAATTGGAAGCTATGGGCGAACTCAAACGTATCTCGGTTGAGGTCGATCCCTATTTAGAAATGACCGAAATCGCCGACCGCGTGCTGCGCTCTGAAGGTCCTGCTTTACTCTTTGAAAAGCCTAAAGGTCATACCGTCCCTGTACTGGCCAACCTATTTGGTACACCACGCCGTGTGGCGTTGGGGATGGGTGCGGATTCGGTAGAGGCTTTGCGCGAGATTGGCAAATTACTCGCCATGCTCAAACAACCTGAACCGCCCAAAGGTTTTAAAGATGCGTTAAATGCCTTACCTATTTTCAAAAAAGTACTGGATATGGCGCCCAAAGTATTACGCTCTGCCCCTTGCCAAGAGCTAGTACTGGAAGGTGAGCAAGTCGATCTCAATCAAATCCCGATTCAAACCTGTTGGCCAGGTGATGCCGCTCCGCTCATTACTTGGGGGTTAGTCATTACTAAAGGACCAGAAAAAAAGCGCCAAAATCTAGGCATTTATCGCCAACAAGTGATTGGTAAAAATCGCGTGATTATGCGTTGGCTCTCGCATCGCGGGGGCGCATTAGATTTTCGTGAGTTTCAAAAACACAATCCGGGCAAACCATTTCCTATTGCGGTGGCACTAGGGGCTGATCCTGCCACGATTTTAGGTGCGGTCACACCTGTACCCGATACCTTGTCAGAATATGCCTTTGCCGGACTCTTACGCGGTTCGCGTACTGAAGTAGTTAAAGCGTTAGGCTCGGAATTACAAGTGCCTGCCTCAGCGGAATATGTGTTAGAGGGACATATTTACCCTGATGATATGGCTCCTGAAGGGCCTTATGGGGATCACACGGGTTATTATAATGAAGTGGATAACTTCCCCGTATTTACTATTGAGCGTATTACACAGCGCAAAAATCCCATTTACCATAGCACTTATACTGGACGCCCACCCGATGAACCCGCCATTTTAGGCGTGGCTTTAAATGAAGTATTTGTACCGATTTTACAAAAGCAATTTCCTGAAATTGTCGATTTTTATTTACCACCGGAGGGTTGTTCCTATCGTCTTGCGGTAGTTAGTATGAAAAAACAATATCCGGGGCACGCGAAACGGGTCATGATGGGGATATGGTCTTTCTTGCGCCAGTTTATGTATACCAAATTTATTATTGTGGTCGATGACGATATTAATACCCGCGATTGGAAAGACGTGATGTGGGCGATTACCACACGCATGGATCCCGAACGCGATACCACTTTAATTAAAAATACTCCGATTGATTATTTAGATTTTGCCTCACCTATTTCGGGTCTAGGTTCCAAAATGGGTTTAGATGCCACCAATAAATGGCCCGGTGAAACTAATCGAGAATGGGGTACACCTATAGTTATGGATAAAGCGGTTAAAGAGCGCGTGGATGAGCTGTGGGCGAGTTTGGGAATATAA
- a CDS encoding AAA family ATPase gives MKIPYGLSNFAIVIKNHYTYIDKTAFIRTLEDTGRHQVLLRPRRFGKSLFLSMLQYYYDVNSAQDFDTLFGHLAIGQNPTPDHNQYQVLFLEFSGIATDSHSNIFTGFNQSIEIQCRTFLERYHYSENTIQQLSQQLNPADKIRHVLAAAKNQKIYLLIDEYDHFANSLMADDLNHFRSIMGKGGFVRAFYEVLKAGTQQGILDRLFITGVTPIMLDSLTSGFNVVENLSLHPSFNEAIGFTRAETEFLVKPLTEVCALSLEPLMEDVKKWYNGYQFAQPACAMYNADMVLYFVKQFNLRDCAYPSHMLDENIASDYGKILAMFKIGNRDSNYEVLDELINEGFVMAKQRRKFDFDKGFDRDDFVSLLYYMGFIAFEGNELTYQRFVIPNYVIKVLYFEYFKVEIERKNQITIANRTLEKATIALALHDDMEPLRLEAERVLKALSNRDFLRFDEKHIKMLIVTLLHQSEAYFIQSEPEVNQKYPDILLLERSPYAIKHEHLIELKFCKQSERHKHPNVWEEKLQQGIEQVQGYLQLPDLKGRPKLSAWVMLTDGEEVVVTKINSSLP, from the coding sequence ATGAAAATCCCCTACGGTCTAAGCAACTTCGCGATTGTTATCAAAAACCACTACACCTACATCGACAAAACCGCCTTTATTCGCACCCTTGAGGACACAGGGCGACATCAAGTACTATTACGCCCACGCCGCTTTGGTAAAAGCCTATTCCTTTCCATGCTGCAATATTATTACGATGTGAATAGCGCCCAAGACTTTGATACCCTCTTTGGACACTTAGCCATTGGGCAAAACCCCACCCCCGACCATAATCAATACCAAGTACTCTTTTTAGAATTTAGCGGTATTGCCACCGATAGCCATAGCAATATTTTTACTGGTTTTAATCAAAGTATTGAAATCCAATGTCGAACTTTTTTAGAGCGTTATCATTATTCAGAAAATACTATTCAACAACTGAGCCAACAACTGAATCCTGCTGATAAAATCCGTCATGTTTTAGCAGCGGCTAAAAATCAGAAAATCTATTTACTGATTGACGAATACGACCATTTTGCTAACTCCCTTATGGCGGATGACCTGAATCATTTTCGTAGCATTATGGGTAAAGGCGGATTTGTTCGCGCTTTTTATGAAGTACTCAAAGCGGGAACCCAACAGGGGATTCTAGATCGTTTATTTATCACAGGCGTCACACCAATTATGCTCGATAGCCTGACCTCAGGGTTTAATGTCGTAGAAAATCTGAGTCTGCACCCTAGTTTTAATGAAGCTATTGGCTTTACTCGTGCTGAAACAGAGTTTTTAGTAAAACCCTTAACCGAAGTATGCGCTTTGAGTTTAGAACCCTTAATGGAAGATGTAAAAAAATGGTACAACGGTTATCAATTCGCTCAACCTGCTTGTGCTATGTATAATGCAGATATGGTGTTGTATTTTGTTAAACAATTTAATCTACGTGATTGCGCTTACCCTTCCCATATGCTCGATGAAAACATCGCTTCCGATTACGGCAAGATTCTAGCCATGTTTAAAATCGGGAATCGAGATAGTAATTACGAAGTCCTCGATGAGCTGATTAATGAAGGCTTCGTCATGGCTAAACAACGGCGCAAATTCGATTTTGACAAGGGCTTTGATCGAGATGATTTTGTCAGTTTATTGTATTACATGGGCTTTATTGCGTTTGAAGGCAATGAACTCACCTATCAGCGCTTTGTGATTCCTAATTATGTGATTAAGGTGCTCTATTTTGAGTACTTTAAGGTCGAGATTGAGCGTAAGAATCAGATCACCATTGCGAATCGCACCCTTGAAAAAGCCACCATTGCCCTAGCCCTGCATGATGATATGGAGCCGTTGCGTCTTGAGGCGGAGCGAGTATTGAAAGCCTTATCCAATCGAGATTTTCTACGCTTTGATGAGAAGCATATTAAGATGCTCATCGTGACTTTGCTGCATCAATCCGAGGCTTATTTTATTCAGAGTGAGCCAGAGGTGAATCAAAAATACCCCGATATTTTATTATTAGAGCGTAGTCCTTATGCGATTAAGCATGAGCATTTAATTGAGCTAAAGTTTTGTAAGCAATCCGAGCGCCATAAGCACCCCAATGTTTGGGAAGAAAAGCTCCAGCAAGGCATTGAGCAGGTGCAAGGTTATTTACAACTACCCGATTTAAAGGGGCGTCCTAAACTATCGGCTTGGGTGATGTTGACCGATGGCGAGGAGGTCGTAGTAACAAAGATTAATAGCTCCCTCCCATAA
- a CDS encoding aminotransferase class V-fold PLP-dependent enzyme: MLDLAQQFPVTQNHIYLNHAAMAPWPLVTQQTLAQFVAENVQHGSYHYPKWNMLERELRQNLQTLLNAPSIDDIGLIHNTSVGISFVAEGIDWQAGDNVVSIAQEFPSNRYPWLAQSYRGVTVKSLDLSTCGADIEGELLALCDNNTRVIAISAVQFGNGLRLDLKRIGEYCKAHHIIFCVDGIQQVGAIPLDVQAIHADFVIADAHKWLLGPEGIAVFYVSQQQREQLRLTQFGWHMMETMGNYTNPEFIPTPSARRFEAGSPNMLGLHALHASIQLIMQVGIENIWQAIQERMQRLIEGFQSTPHLEVLTNTQPERLSGIITIRPTQKTSEDLFEHLKLNKVFCAPRGGGVRFSPHFYTPLEQIEQTVQLAREYLA; the protein is encoded by the coding sequence ATGCTGGATTTAGCCCAACAATTTCCCGTCACGCAAAACCACATTTACCTCAACCATGCTGCAATGGCTCCTTGGCCTTTAGTCACTCAACAAACCCTAGCCCAATTCGTTGCGGAAAATGTGCAACATGGCTCGTATCACTACCCAAAGTGGAATATGTTGGAGCGTGAATTAAGACAAAATCTACAAACACTCCTCAATGCACCGTCGATTGATGATATTGGTCTGATTCACAATACCTCAGTAGGTATCTCATTTGTCGCGGAGGGGATCGATTGGCAAGCAGGCGATAATGTGGTGAGTATTGCCCAAGAATTCCCCTCTAATCGCTATCCTTGGCTAGCGCAAAGCTATCGCGGTGTGACGGTTAAATCATTAGATTTAAGTACTTGTGGTGCAGATATTGAAGGCGAGTTATTAGCATTGTGTGATAACAATACTCGCGTTATTGCCATTAGTGCGGTGCAGTTTGGTAATGGACTGCGCTTAGATCTAAAACGTATTGGCGAGTACTGCAAAGCCCATCATATTATTTTCTGCGTCGATGGTATCCAACAAGTGGGGGCTATTCCCTTGGATGTGCAAGCGATTCATGCCGATTTTGTGATTGCCGATGCGCATAAATGGCTCTTAGGTCCTGAAGGAATAGCAGTGTTTTATGTGAGCCAACAGCAACGTGAGCAATTGCGCCTCACTCAATTTGGCTGGCATATGATGGAAACGATGGGTAACTACACTAATCCAGAGTTTATCCCTACTCCTAGTGCGCGACGCTTTGAGGCGGGTAGCCCCAATATGCTAGGACTTCATGCACTACACGCTAGTATACAACTCATTATGCAGGTTGGGATTGAGAACATTTGGCAAGCGATTCAAGAGCGTATGCAAAGACTGATTGAGGGTTTTCAAAGTACTCCCCATCTTGAAGTACTCACTAATACTCAGCCAGAACGTTTGTCTGGCATTATCACGATTCGCCCGACACAAAAAACCTCAGAAGACTTATTCGAGCATTTAAAACTTAATAAGGTATTTTGTGCGCCACGTGGGGGTGGAGTACGGTTTTCACCACACTTCTACACCCCACTAGAACAAATCGAACAAACCGTGCAATTAGCACGCGAGTATTTAGCTTAA
- a CDS encoding DMT family transporter, with translation MNVRQIMSLILLGAIWGSSFLFMRVAVKDIGAVPMIELRLLIGALVLWPLLLMKYPMKVTQGWWGKMTMVGVFNSALPFTLLAYSLLVFTAGVGSVLNATVPMFTALIAFFWLKERLTRARVLGLVVGFIGVFVLVGDKLAVIGSDTGWALAAALLATLSYGFSANYTKRNVVGVDSLVTTVMSLTMGALVLLPLTILYWPDHNPSLMSWLSVVILGVVCTGLAYIIYFRLIVEIGAARTVTVTFLVPLFGIVWGIIFLGEELTWQFVIGALVIITGTALSTGVLKLQWLEAKPT, from the coding sequence GTGAATGTCCGTCAAATAATGAGCCTAATTTTATTAGGAGCTATTTGGGGTAGCTCGTTTTTATTTATGCGGGTGGCAGTCAAAGATATAGGTGCTGTACCTATGATTGAGCTGCGCCTATTAATTGGTGCATTAGTGCTCTGGCCTTTATTGCTAATGAAATACCCTATGAAAGTTACCCAAGGCTGGTGGGGCAAAATGACTATGGTAGGAGTATTTAATTCGGCTCTACCGTTTACCTTATTAGCCTACTCACTTTTAGTATTTACGGCGGGCGTCGGATCAGTGCTAAATGCGACCGTCCCCATGTTTACTGCTTTAATCGCCTTTTTTTGGTTGAAAGAACGCCTAACTCGTGCACGGGTTTTGGGTCTAGTGGTGGGTTTTATTGGGGTATTTGTATTAGTGGGCGATAAATTAGCGGTGATAGGAAGTGATACAGGTTGGGCATTAGCAGCCGCTTTATTGGCGACACTATCCTATGGTTTTAGTGCTAATTACACCAAGCGCAATGTGGTTGGTGTTGACTCCCTCGTGACCACAGTCATGTCATTGACGATGGGGGCGCTAGTCCTATTGCCCTTAACTATCCTCTATTGGCCTGATCATAATCCAAGTCTCATGTCTTGGCTCAGTGTGGTGATTTTAGGCGTGGTGTGTACCGGTCTAGCCTATATTATTTATTTTCGTTTAATCGTTGAGATTGGTGCAGCCCGTACTGTTACCGTGACCTTTTTAGTGCCCTTATTTGGGATTGTTTGGGGCATTATCTTTTTAGGTGAAGAGCTAACTTGGCAATTTGTCATCGGTGCTTTAGTGATTATTACCGGAACGGCTCTGTCCACTGGAGTTTTAAAACTCCAATGGTTAGAAGCGAAACCTACTTAA
- a CDS encoding AAA family ATPase, giving the protein MKIPYGLSNFAIVIKNNYTYIDKTPFIRTLEDEGRHHILLRPRRFGKSLFLSMLQYYYDSHSTQDFNTLFGHLAIGQNPTPDHNQYQVLFLEFSGIATDDHKGIYDAFNNKIGVAISVFLHKYGYPESVQQGFSQINNASPADKMNYLLTWAIDQKLYLLIDEYDHFANSLMADDLNHFRTIMGKGGFVRAFYEVLKAGTQQGILDRLFITGVTPIMLDSLTSGFNVVKNLSLDSKFNEAIGFTRTETESLVQSLTQQCNLKLDDLMLAVKQWYNGYRFSMDSRDNCQYNSDMVLYFIDNFNTQDCSHPAHMLDENIASDYGKILAMFKIGNRDENYEVLAELINEGVITASQRRKFDFDKGFDRDDFISLLYYMGFIAFAGNELTQQRFVIPNYVIKVLYFEYFKVEIERKNQITISNRTIEKAIIALALHDNIEPLRIEVERVLQALSNRDFIQFDEKHIKMLIVTLLYQSAAYFIQSEPEINQKYPDILLLERSPYAIQHEHLIELKFCKKSDRKKLWQDKLNSGIQQVQGYLQLPDIKGCSKLSAWIMLTDGEEVVVARVN; this is encoded by the coding sequence ATGAAAATCCCCTACGGTCTAAGCAACTTTGCGATTGTTATCAAAAATAACTACACCTACATCGACAAAACGCCCTTTATTCGCACCCTCGAAGACGAAGGACGCCACCACATACTGCTACGCCCGCGCCGCTTTGGTAAAAGCTTATTTTTATCCATGTTGCAATACTACTACGACAGCCATAGCACCCAAGACTTTAATACCCTCTTTGGACACCTAGCCATCGGGCAAAACCCCACCCCCGACCACAATCAATACCAAGTACTCTTTTTAGAATTTAGTGGGATTGCCACCGACGATCATAAAGGGATTTACGACGCCTTTAATAATAAAATTGGCGTAGCCATTAGCGTATTCCTGCATAAATATGGATACCCCGAATCCGTACAGCAGGGTTTCTCTCAGATCAATAATGCCAGCCCAGCCGATAAAATGAACTACTTATTGACTTGGGCTATAGATCAAAAACTTTATCTACTCATCGATGAATACGATCATTTTGCAAACTCCCTCATGGCTGATGATCTGAATCATTTTCGTACTATCATGGGCAAAGGCGGATTTGTCAGAGCTTTTTATGAAGTACTTAAAGCGGGAACGCAACAGGGGATTTTAGACCGTTTATTTATCACAGGTGTTACCCCTATTATGCTCGATAGCCTAACGTCGGGGTTTAATGTCGTCAAAAATCTATCATTAGATTCAAAATTTAATGAAGCCATTGGTTTTACTCGTACCGAAACAGAGTCATTAGTACAGTCATTAACTCAACAGTGTAATCTAAAGCTTGATGATTTAATGCTAGCGGTCAAACAATGGTATAATGGCTATCGATTCTCAATGGATAGTCGTGATAACTGCCAGTACAACTCAGATATGGTATTATATTTTATTGATAACTTTAATACTCAAGATTGTAGCCATCCCGCACACATGCTAGACGAAAATATTGCTTCTGATTACGGTAAGATTTTAGCCATGTTTAAAATTGGTAATCGAGATGAAAACTATGAAGTACTGGCTGAATTAATTAATGAAGGAGTAATAACGGCTAGCCAACGTCGCAAATTTGACTTTGACAAAGGTTTTGATCGTGATGACTTTATTAGTCTGCTTTACTACATGGGCTTTATTGCCTTTGCGGGTAATGAGCTAACACAACAACGCTTTGTTATTCCTAATTATGTGATTAAAGTGCTGTATTTTGAGTACTTTAAAGTCGAAATTGAACGTAAAAATCAAATTACTATTTCCAATCGAACCATTGAAAAGGCTATTATTGCTTTAGCACTACACGACAATATTGAACCCTTACGTATTGAAGTAGAACGAGTACTGCAAGCTTTGTCTAATCGTGACTTTATACAGTTTGATGAAAAGCATATTAAAATGTTGATCGTGACCTTACTCTATCAATCTGCTGCCTACTTTATTCAAAGCGAACCAGAAATCAATCAAAAATACCCCGATATATTATTATTAGAACGTAGTCCTTACGCGATTCAGCATGAACACTTAATTGAATTAAAGTTCTGCAAAAAGTCAGACCGTAAGAAACTATGGCAAGATAAATTAAATTCAGGCATTCAACAAGTACAAGGTTATTTGCAATTACCGGATATAAAAGGATGCTCTAAATTATCAGCTTGGATCATGCTAACCGATGGGGAGGAAGTAGTGGTCGCTAGAGTCAACTAA
- a CDS encoding response regulator transcription factor has protein sequence MRILIVDSCPLFREALSHHLMEIYANGTVVEAATLAEALGLEELYTHFDLILLALDCQQDQLLSDLQLLKIHYPEAPIVLMSTLNDVVIARLMLNAGAQGFITKSADASEWRSALRLILAGESYISPSLLSSTQRDISPLAPLPMQVLPAVLTARQIEVLDLVAKGLPNKTIAQRLNCSEGTIKLHVSAILKALHAHNRTEAVRIASHLTHISR, from the coding sequence ATGCGTATATTGATAGTCGATAGTTGTCCACTATTTCGTGAAGCTTTGAGCCATCATTTGATGGAGATTTATGCTAACGGTACGGTGGTAGAGGCTGCTACTTTAGCGGAAGCCTTAGGGTTAGAGGAGTTATATACGCATTTTGATCTCATTTTATTAGCGCTAGATTGTCAGCAAGATCAGCTTTTGAGCGACTTACAATTATTAAAAATACATTATCCAGAAGCACCCATTGTTTTAATGTCGACCTTAAATGATGTGGTGATTGCGCGATTGATGCTCAATGCAGGGGCGCAGGGTTTTATCACTAAATCAGCCGATGCCAGTGAGTGGCGGAGTGCTCTACGCTTAATTTTAGCAGGTGAGTCTTATATTTCCCCTTCTCTACTCAGTAGTACTCAACGTGATATATCGCCATTAGCTCCTTTGCCTATGCAGGTGCTTCCCGCTGTTTTGACCGCCCGCCAAATCGAGGTGCTTGATTTAGTCGCTAAAGGTTTACCTAACAAAACCATTGCCCAGCGCCTTAATTGCTCCGAAGGCACTATCAAACTACATGTGAGCGCCATTTTAAAAGCCTTACATGCTCATAATCGTACCGAAGCGGTACGAATTGCCAGTCACTTAACCCATATTAGTCGATAG
- a CDS encoding YdiU family protein, producing the protein MRPLQFDNRFVQELAGDPLTTNVSRQVHGALWSKVLPTAVKAPQLLSYAPEVAELLGWSAEDMQSSDAAQILSGNQLLDGMFTFATCYGGHQFGNWAGQLGDGRAISLGESVNAEGQRWELQLKGAGRTPYSRNADGRAVLRSSVREYLCSEAMHHLGIPTTRALSLVNTGEGVLRDMFYDGHPKIEPGAIVCRVAPSFIRFGHFELPAARGDLKLLNQLIDFTIERDYPQLIGDTDSKRAQWFELISMRTARLMADWMRVGFVHGVMNTDNMSILGLTIDYGPYGWLEDYNPMWTPNTTDAHGLRYAYASQPYIAHWNLAQLANALSQVMPDEPLESGLNAYGATYNQVFNYALATKLGLKQLGAEDEPWVEQLFELMRTSEVDMTLFFRELAQLDLQRPTLNVIADAFYRPEYLERDREAWANWLETYAKRSLQEVTDFEERKTRMHSVNPRFVLRNYLAQEAIDLAEQGDSSRIEQLLQVLRKPYDEQPAFNHFAQKRPEWARVRAGCSMLSCSS; encoded by the coding sequence ATGCGTCCATTGCAATTTGATAATCGCTTTGTGCAAGAGTTAGCAGGCGATCCTTTAACGACCAATGTCTCACGTCAAGTACACGGAGCCTTATGGTCAAAAGTGCTACCGACTGCTGTGAAAGCGCCTCAACTATTAAGTTATGCGCCTGAGGTAGCTGAGTTATTAGGTTGGTCTGCGGAGGATATGCAAAGCAGCGATGCTGCACAGATACTCTCTGGTAATCAGTTATTAGATGGAATGTTTACCTTTGCTACTTGTTATGGGGGGCATCAGTTTGGTAATTGGGCAGGTCAATTAGGAGACGGTCGTGCGATTAGTTTAGGCGAAAGTGTGAATGCTGAGGGGCAGCGCTGGGAATTGCAATTAAAGGGAGCGGGTAGAACGCCGTATTCGCGTAATGCGGATGGGCGGGCGGTATTGCGCTCATCGGTACGTGAGTACTTATGCAGTGAAGCTATGCACCACTTAGGCATTCCGACCACGCGGGCTTTAAGCCTAGTCAATACAGGTGAGGGTGTACTACGTGATATGTTTTACGATGGTCATCCTAAAATCGAGCCGGGGGCGATTGTCTGTCGTGTAGCACCTTCGTTTATTCGTTTTGGTCATTTTGAATTGCCTGCGGCACGCGGTGATTTAAAGTTGCTGAATCAACTGATTGATTTCACTATTGAGCGTGATTACCCGCAATTAATAGGCGATACCGATTCTAAACGTGCGCAATGGTTTGAGCTGATTAGTATGCGCACCGCACGCCTCATGGCGGATTGGATGCGGGTGGGTTTTGTGCATGGGGTGATGAATACCGACAATATGTCGATTTTGGGCTTGACGATTGATTATGGTCCTTATGGTTGGTTGGAAGATTACAACCCGATGTGGACGCCTAATACCACGGATGCGCACGGTTTGCGCTATGCGTATGCGTCACAACCCTATATTGCGCATTGGAATCTGGCGCAATTAGCTAATGCACTATCTCAAGTAATGCCTGATGAACCCCTAGAGTCAGGGTTGAATGCTTATGGCGCTACTTATAATCAAGTCTTTAATTATGCACTGGCTACTAAATTGGGTTTGAAGCAATTAGGAGCTGAGGATGAGCCTTGGGTAGAGCAACTATTTGAATTAATGCGCACTTCCGAAGTTGATATGACGCTTTTTTTTAGGGAGTTAGCGCAATTAGATTTACAACGACCTACTTTAAATGTCATCGCTGATGCTTTCTACCGTCCTGAGTATTTAGAGCGTGATCGTGAAGCTTGGGCGAATTGGTTAGAGACCTATGCTAAACGTTCCTTACAAGAGGTGACTGATTTTGAGGAGCGCAAAACTCGTATGCATTCAGTAAATCCACGCTTTGTTTTGCGTAATTACTTAGCACAAGAAGCGATTGATTTAGCAGAGCAGGGAGATAGTTCGCGGATTGAGCAGCTCTTACAAGTATTGCGCAAACCTTACGATGAGCAACCTGCGTTTAATCATTTTGCCCAAAAACGTCCTGAGTGGGCGCGGGTGCGGGCAGGGTGTTCGATGTTGTCGTGTAGTTCTTAG